GCTCTACGCCCTAAAAGGGGTTGATTTTCAGATAAGCCCAGGCGAGATCGTGTCCGTAGTCGGCAGGTCTGGTTCTGGCAAGACTACACTTTTGAATATGATCGGGTGTCTGGACACTCTTTCTGAGGGGACGCTTTATATAGGGAATACTGAAGTCTCTAAGCTCAAGGAGAAAAACCTAATCAAGGTGAGAAGAGAGAATATCGGTTTTGTCTTTCAACTGTTCTATCTCATACCTACCTTGACCGCTTATGAAAATGCACTTCTGCCTTTGCTTTTCGCACGCAGATTAGACAAAAAGGAGAAGGTTAAGGAGATCTTTCAGAAGGTCGGTTTAGGTGAAAGGCTGAATATGTTACCCTCAGAGTTAGATGGTGGAGATATGCAGAGAATAGCCATAGCCCGCGCTCTGGTAAATGACCCTAAGATAATCCTGGCAGATGAACCTACTGGCAGATTGGAATCTAAATCCAAGGAGAAGATCTTCGGGCTTTTCAAGAAATTGGCTGAGGATGGACTGGCTATAATCATTGCCACTCATGACCCGGATTTGGCTTCCAGAGCTGACCGGATGATAAGATTAAGAGATGGTATGGTAGTTAATTGACATGAGTAATGTTTCCGACTGGATAGGTAAAAGCTGTCGGGCAGGGTGCCCGACCTACGAAGACCTCACACCTT
The Candidatus Zixiibacteriota bacterium DNA segment above includes these coding regions:
- a CDS encoding ABC transporter ATP-binding protein — its product is LYALKGVDFQISPGEIVSVVGRSGSGKTTLLNMIGCLDTLSEGTLYIGNTEVSKLKEKNLIKVRRENIGFVFQLFYLIPTLTAYENALLPLLFARRLDKKEKVKEIFQKVGLGERLNMLPSELDGGDMQRIAIARALVNDPKIILADEPTGRLESKSKEKIFGLFKKLAEDGLAIIIATHDPDLASRADRMIRLRDGMVVN